One stretch of Anabas testudineus chromosome 24, fAnaTes1.2, whole genome shotgun sequence DNA includes these proteins:
- the arhgap18 gene encoding rho GTPase-activating protein 18: MSAVWKAEETRNMSRQQQQESQGVVLTGYHSNTELLPKTGPCAPSCPPGPDQQSAAPSRRTGQYTIQQSQNTQDADRSGPATMTNSTKTSSTEPLSVPTPTSVACPRSPPRSPSQHPSSPKPNSSPRHSPNFRSRPRAACQRSNSQDSLDELQMDDYWKEVENITRSGVAAGRGEGGGEGEVQEEEQHKIPEEGEQEEAWLTEAGLARLFDDSLAADHDQEEDSTVFLSTLTRTQAAAVERRVTSLQQTLRRRNRQHVPDVRDIFRPPKEDVDSNKLKEGSETGQKDGTLAETETELNVEVAFSEQALTYRDDHQKLTASPNSPDDKLPNFKLLRDKTGQTRIGDLSPQDMKKVRRLVLVEMTALFDTAGIDLKAHKAVKVKTKESGLFGVPLATLLDQDQRRAPGTKVPFILQRLINHIEEEGLDTEGLLRIPGAATRVKTLCQELESSFYDGMFPWQQLKQHDAASLLKLFIRELPHPLLTVEYLNAFLAVNKLPTKKQQLQALNLLVLLLPEANQDTLKALVEFFKRVIDHQEKNKMTLNNVSVVMAPNIFMFKGFRSKITEQQEFSMATSTANIVRLLIRYQNLLWTIPKFIVTQVRQQNMESLKKQNKDRAVRKLLKKITTDKPSDKAVPEEGSQGFIRVQAPQFSKISMAVQLTEELQAADVLTRFLSQDSSVTVKREELCLYEIGGNIKERCLDGETYMKALLQLNPTAEWVIKPVQR, from the exons CCGCCGAACAGGCCAATACACCATCCAACAGAGCCAAAACACACAAGATGCAGACAGATCTGGGCCTGCCACTATGACCAACAGCACCAAAACCAGTAGCACTGAACCACTGTCGGTCCCCACTCCGACGTCTGTCGCCTGCCCCAGGTCTCCCCCCAGGTCCCCAAGTCAGCACCCTTCCAGCCCTAAGCCTAACTCCAGTCCCAGGCACAGTCCCAACTTCAGGTCCAGACCACGAGCCGCATGTCAGCGCAGTAACTCTCAG GACTCCCTGGATGAGCTGCAGATGGACGACTATTGGAAGGAGGTAGAGAATATCACTCGTTCAGGAGTAGCAGCGGGaagaggagaaggtggaggagaaggggaAGTTCaagaagaggagcagcacaAAATTCCTGAAG aaggagagcaggaggaggcgTGGCTTACAGAGGCGGGGCTAGCACGGCTGTTTGATGATTCACTGGCAGCCGACCACGATCAG GAAGAAGACAGCACCGTGTTCTTGTCCACACTGACCAGAACTCAGGCGGCGGCTGTAGAACGTCGCGTGACGTCACTGCAGCAGACGCTACGGCGGCGAAACCGACAGCACGTTCCTGATGTTAGGGATATATTCAGACCTCCTAAAGAG gatGTGGATTCTAATAAACTCAAAGAAGGAAGTGAGACAGGACAAAAAGATGGCACTTTGGCTG AAACGGAGACGGAACTGAACGTAGAAGTGGCATTTTCGGAGCAGGCGCTCACCTATAGGGACGACCATCAAAAGCTCACCGCCAGCCCTAACTCACCTGATGACAAGCTACCA AACTTTAAGCTCCTCCGGGATAAAACAGGTCAGACCAGAATAGGAGATCTGTCTCCCCAGGATAtgaaaaag GTGCGTAGACTGGTGCTTGTGGAGATGACCGCTCTGTTTGATACAGCTGGGATAGATCTCAAGGCGCACAAAGCTGTCAAAGTTAAGACtaaag aaaGTGGTCTGTTTGGTGTTCCCCTTGCCACTTTATTGGATCAGGACCAGAGGCGGGCTCCTGGGACAAAAGTGCCATTCATACTTCAAAGG CTTATTAATCATATAGAGGAGGAAGGATTAGACACAGAGGGGCTGCTGCGGATCCCTGGAGCAGCCACTCGAGTCAAG ACACTGTGCCAGGAGCTTGAGTCCTCTTTCTACGATGGgatgtttccatggcaacagttGAAACAGCATGATGCTGCTAGCCTTTTGAAGCTGTTCATCAGGGAGTTACCTCATCCGTTACTGACTGTGGAATACCTCAATGCATTTCTAGCTGTCAACA agctCCCTACAAAGAAGCAACAGCTGCAAGCTTTAAACCTGCTGGTCCTTTTGTTGCCTGAGGCCAATCAGGATACTTTGAAG GCGTTAGTGGAGTTTTTCAAGCGCGTGATTGATCatcaggagaaaaataaaatgacactcAACAATGTCTCTGTTGTCATGGCACCCAACATCTTCATGTTCAAAGGTTTTCGCTCCAAGATTACAGAACAACAAGAGTTCTCCATGGCAACTAGCACAGCAAACATCGTCCGGCTGTTGATAAGATACCAGAATCTTCTATGGaca ATACCCAAGTTCATTGTGACCCAGGTCAGACAACAAAACATGGAAAGTCTgaagaaacagaataaagacaGAGCTGTAAGAAAGCTGCTGAAGAAGATTACCACTGACAAGCCATCTGACAAAGCTGTTCCTGAG GAGGGTTCGCAGGGATTTATTCGAGTCCAAGCACCTCAGTTTAGTAAAATTTCTATGGCAGTTCAACTTACTGAAGAGTTGCAAGCTGCTGACGTCTTAACACGCTTCCTCAGTCAAGATAG TTCAGTGACAGTGAAACGAGAAGAGCTGTGTCTCTATGAGATTGGTGGAAACATCA AGGAGAGATGTCTAGATGGGGAAACCTATATGAAAGCCCTCTTACAGCTCAACCCTACAGCAGAGTGGGTCATCAAACCTGTGCAGCGATAA